Genomic window (Nymphaea colorata isolate Beijing-Zhang1983 chromosome 1, ASM883128v2, whole genome shotgun sequence):
tcttttcatatatgtatgcaAAATAAGATGAAAAGGGGAGCTAACTAGAAGCATGGAACTTGCGTGCTTTAGGCCCTCATATCACATGCTATGATAggaaaattgggttttgagCATGAACCCATTTCACATATTTTCTAGAACTAAAACATCaccaaaaggaagaagaagaagaagaaaagaggagagaGCAGAGAGCATCAATATAGGAGGGCTAGCTAGCCGTGTCTTGCTTTAGAAATTTCTGGTCTTCTTGCTGCTATCTTGGTGGAAGTCGAGCAGACAGGTGCTCTTGCACTTTGGGCATTTGGGGTCGTCCTCAGACAGCATGACATACATCAGGCAGCGCGGGCAGCCGACCAGGACCATGGAAGTCGCCTCGGGGCTGTTGGAGTAGCGCAGCGTCTGGCCCTGCTCCGCCTCCGAGCCGGCACGGTTCTCGAGGTTGAGCTCCGAGGAGATGCATGACGACGGCGGTGACGTCCCCGAGGAAGACGACGAGAAGTAGGACGACGGCGACGACTGCGAGTTGTTGTCGCCGCCGCCATTGCCGTCCTTTGGCGGCGAGAGGTTCAGCTTCAGGTCCAGCTTCCCGTTCATCCCCTGCTGCTTGTCCTTTCTGTTCATGGTGCAAGCCTGATTCTGTTTATAGTACAGGCACTCCCCCTGCGTACATAGTGGAAAAtcacataaagaaaaagaatcagcATGTGACAAACGTCTCTCTGCTGCAAACTATATGTCACAGAAACTATGCACAAGGTATTGCAAAGAACTTGCATGCATGAACACCCATGCTTTGTATATACGCTTTCTTACTGTATGGACACATAGCAGACGATCAGAACACCAAGAAAGACAGACATaaattagaagaagaagatagagaagGTGAACCTTGAAAAAGCAAGACCGATTTAAGAAATGAAGATGGAGCtgagaagaaaaagattgacaaaaagaaaacaaacagaggggagagagaaggggaatGAACCTTGAGATCAAGGAACCCGTGCCAGCCGAGGGGTAGAGCAGATCCCTGGTCCAATTCGACTGGCGAAGAAGAAGCAGAATTCAGATCAAATAGCTGCAAGGTGACCAGAGAAGGGCGCcgggagaaagaagaagaagcagaagaagagaaagagaatccGGTGAGCTCGTTTCCTTGCCGGACATCTAGTGCCATCAACAGGGGAGGCCTGGATGTGTATATATAACGAacgggagggagggagaggaggggaggggaggggagagGAGGGGATGGCTTGCTTGCAAGGAGAGGGAGGCAGAGAGGGGTATTCAAGTAGAGCCAAGAGCGATTGAATGGAATTGAAGGATTGGTAGAAGACGAGTGTAAATCACCCTGGAAAACGTATTAATTGTTGAAAAATCCCAAGATGTTTGCAGGAGGAAATTGCAGTAAATATTGCAATTACAAGTGCAGGCTGCCTTCATTCATTGCTCAGATAGTCGGTGAAACATGAAGGCTAAGCCAACTGCATCTCCTCTCCATGATGAAGGCCTTAACACCAAGCACACCACTCTACCTCTTTCATATGCTGCAGATATCAAGCAGGCTCATGCAACAAAGTACAAGTACATGGGGGCTGGACTTCCTCTTGGTCTCTCTGGCCCAGCCTTTGGGCAGTACCCCCTTTGCTATTTGGTCACAAACTTGGCTCCTTCCACTTGGGCATATATAATGTGGGGCACCGTTTGAGATGGGCCTGGTGTGGTGTTCTTGTGTGGGACACATCAATATCAATGAGGACATTGAAAGTGCTCCTGCTTTTACATGACAATGTCTACTTCACCATATT
Coding sequences:
- the LOC116248751 gene encoding uncharacterized protein LOC116248751: MALDVRQGNELTGFSFSSSASSSFSRRPSLVTLQLFDLNSASSSPVELDQGSALPLGWHGFLDLKGECLYYKQNQACTMNRKDKQQGMNGKLDLKLNLSPPKDGNGGGDNNSQSSPSSYFSSSSSGTSPPSSCISSELNLENRAGSEAEQGQTLRYSNSPEATSMVLVGCPRCLMYVMLSEDDPKCPKCKSTCLLDFHQDSSKKTRNF